A window from Bos mutus isolate GX-2022 chromosome 1, NWIPB_WYAK_1.1, whole genome shotgun sequence encodes these proteins:
- the CLDN17 gene encoding claudin-17: MAFYPLQIAGLVLGFFGMIGTLTTTLLPQWRVSAFIGSNIIVFERVWEGLWMNCVRQAKDKLQCKVYDSLLALPPALEAARALMCVAVALSVIALLVGICGMKKIQCTGSNRRAKAYLVGISGVLFILTGIFVLIPVCWMANNIIRDFYNPAVHVGQKRELGASLFVGWATTAVLIIGGVLLCGFCCCNRNRPRHRYLAPGRRVPHARNPPRPVAVLSRTSTSYV, encoded by the coding sequence ATGGCATTTTATCCACTGCAAATCGCTGGACTGGTTCTTGGGTTCTTCGGCATGATCGGGACCCTTACCACAACTCTTCTGCCTCAGTGGAGAGTATCGGCTTTTATTGGCAGCAACATTATTGTCTTCGAAAGGGTCTGGGAAGGCCTCTGGATGAACTGCGTCCGACAAGCCAAGGATAAGTTGCAGTGCAAGGTCTATGATTCTTTGCtggccctccctcctgccctagAGGCAGCCCGGGCCCTCATGTGTGTGGCTGTAGCCTTATCTGTGATTGCTCTGCTTGTTGGTATCTGTGGCATGAAGAAGATTCAGTGCACAGGCTCTAACCGGAGGGCAAAAGCATACCTCGTGGGAATTTCCGGAGTCCTCTTTATCCTGACCGGCATCTTCGTTCTGATTCCGGTGTGCTGGATGGCCAATAACATCATCAGGGATTTCTACAACCCAGCGGTCCACGTGGGTCAGAAACGAGAACTGGGAGCTTCACTCTTCGTCGGCTGGGCCACTACCGCTGTCCTCATCATCGGAGGGGTTCTGCTCTGTGGGTTCTGCTGTTGCAACCGAAACAGGCCAAGGCACAGATATTTAGCCCCTGGGCGTCGTGTGCCACACGCACGTAATCCACCACGGCCAGTGGCAGTGCTCAGTAGGACTTCCACCAGTTACGTCTAA